A window of Longimicrobium sp. genomic DNA:
CTCGCGGACGTAGCCCTCGGCGAACCGGCAGAGCTCCGCGTGGTGCTCTTGGAAGAGCGCCTCGAACGCGCCCGGCTCGTCCCGCCGGATGCTCTCGGCACGGCCGCGGTCGCTGCGCGGTGGCGGAAGAGGGTCGATCATCGGGGCGGCTGCGAGGGTGACCCCGGCGCGTGGCCGTCGGCGCGAGACCCATCAAGGAGCAGGTTCCGCACCCGCCGCCGCTTCAATGCCCCCCGTTCCGCCACGATGCGCGGCGGAGAGCCGTCAGGCGGATGGGGTGTTCCGCCGCAGCTGCCACTTGGTGCGCGTATACGCAATGCGGAAGCCCTGGCGCTCGGCGTTGCGCTGCGAGGCGCTTCCGGGGAGCGCGGCCATCATCCCCAGCGGGTAGCCCTGCTCGGCGGCGAAGCGGAGGCGGGCTTGGAGGAGGGCGAGCTGCGCGCCCTGCCTGCGCGCCGCGGGGATGGTGCTGGCGCCCGCCAGCAGCGCGATCCCCTCGCCCAGGCTGAGCCCGCCCGCCGCCACCGGCTCGCCATCCAGCTCGGCGAGGAAGCTGTGGTAGCCCTCGGCGTTGGCGCTGATGCGGCCCAGCGCGAGCATGAAGTCGCCCAGCTCCGGCGCCTCGCTCGCCCACCCCTCCGCCGTGATCCCGGCCCACCGGTCCGCTTCCTCCCGGCTGGCGCGCCGCACGGTGAGGCCGGGCGTACGCGGGCCGCTCAGCTCCCCGGCGGTGGGGCGGAAGAGGACACTGGAGAGCTCGATCGGGTGGTAGCCGCGCGCGGAGAGGCGGGCGAGGAGCGAGGGATCGGCCATGGGGCTGACCTCGTGGAACACCGGCGCGCCGCGGCCCTCGAAGAACGCCTCGATGCGCGCGAGATCCTCGTCGCGGGCTTCCGCGAAGAGGCCGAGCCCAAAGGTCTGCGTGAGCGGCGACTCCGCGCCGTCGAACATGGCGTACGCGCCCGCCGCCTCCATCCAGGTGGCGCCGCTGGCGGGGTCGAGACGAGCGCGCGCATCCACGAACGCCGCGTTGGCGCGCCCCTCGGTGCGCTCCAGCCTGCGCGACAGCTCCAGGTCCGAGAACGGATAGCCGGTCGGTTCTGTCATCTGATGCCGGGGTGTCGAACGGTCGGGGCTATCGGGTGTCCGCGCCGCGCCCGTCCGCCCGCCTCAGCACGGCGACGAGCGTATCGCCTTCGGCGGTGATCCTGCCGGCCTGGCGCTGCAGGTTGCGGAGCCCGGTGAGGTACCAGCCGTACTTGGGGCGCAGCT
This region includes:
- a CDS encoding GNAT family N-acetyltransferase is translated as MTEPTGYPFSDLELSRRLERTEGRANAAFVDARARLDPASGATWMEAAGAYAMFDGAESPLTQTFGLGLFAEARDEDLARIEAFFEGRGAPVFHEVSPMADPSLLARLSARGYHPIELSSVLFRPTAGELSGPRTPGLTVRRASREEADRWAGITAEGWASEAPELGDFMLALGRISANAEGYHSFLAELDGEPVAAGGLSLGEGIALLAGASTIPAARRQGAQLALLQARLRFAAEQGYPLGMMAALPGSASQRNAERQGFRIAYTRTKWQLRRNTPSA